Proteins encoded by one window of Yamadazyma tenuis chromosome 2, complete sequence:
- the VHS2 gene encoding putative beta-1,6-N-acetylglucosaminyltransferase (EggNog:ENOG503P5E5; COG:S) codes for MSQPPRRRLSIFSFGSSSNSSTTATTTKPLSANSPSTDADADADAPDHQYTRISPGTSISSASARKGPQRALTADGKLSVNTGAVNGPSPSAPVASSSPTSPGTDLNIFERSVQDNCSCGFESPSSRRPPLTRLRSKPHHGSSISLSNFKNEDYIPPALDATTSILSDSTTNLDNVDIIYSSRRNSSVIGLNMALGRPAPSRKNSVYSMSQLNSSPNIPQQPPIAIPELESANLSQSQSLNQPISPTSPPRLSSSKSSISFYSYADLINNDEFAKRPSFKQNLSQSMVPSRKNSAASGKAAVGPNGFKKFDTNLSRFLISPESSDSEDDIHSKRKSFHDTESLVSESIGECLRQNKTELSGSS; via the coding sequence ATGTCCCAACCCCctagaagaagattatCCATATTCTCGTTTGGTTCCAGTTCCAATAGCTCTaccaccgccaccaccaccaagcCGTTGTCTGCCAACAGCCCCAGTACCGACGCCGACGCCGACGCCGACGCCCCAGACCACCAATACACCAGAATTTCACCCGGTACCAGTATCTCTTCGGCGTCAGCTCGTAAGGGTCCGCAGCGGGCCCTCACTGCCGACGGAAAGCTCTCGGTAAACACGGGTGCCGTCAACGGTCCCTCCCCCCTGGCGCCCGTGGCCTCGTCGTCACCCACGTCCCCCGGCACCGATTTGAATATTTTCGAGCGGTCGGTCCAAGATAACTGCTCTTGCGGATTCGAGTCTCCTTCCTCCAGAAGACCGCCGTTGACCCGTTTGCGGTCCAAACCCCACCACGGTCTGTCCATCTCgttgtccaacttcaaaaatgagGATTATATTCCTCCGGCGTTGGATGCCACCACCTCCATTTTGAGCGACtctaccaccaacttggacaaTGTTGATATTATCTACTCGTCACGCCGCAACTCCAGCGTCATCGGCCTCAACATGGCGTTGGGCCGCCCGGCCCCTTCCCGCAAAAACTCAGTGTACTCGATGAGCCAGTTGAACTCTCTGCCCAACATCCCCCAGCAACCACCCATCGCCATCCCCGAGTTAGAACTGGCCAACCTTTcccagagccagagcctCAACCAACCCATCTCCCCCACGTCGCCACCACGGTTGTCGAGCTCCAAGTCCTCGATTCTGTTTTACTCCTACGCggacttgatcaacaacgACGAGTTTGCCAAAAGACCTTCcttcaaacaaaacctCTCACAGAGCATGGTGCCTTCCAGAAAGAACTCGGCGGCTTCGGGTAAGGCTGCTGTCGGGCCCAATGGGTTTAAAAAATTCGACACCAACTTGAGCAGATTTCTCATCAGTCCCGAGTCCTCCGACAGCGAGGACGACATCCACTCCAAACGCAAGTCTTTCCACGACACCGAAAGTCTTGTGTCTGAGTCGATTGGAGAATGCTTACGGCAAAACAAAACCGAGCTCAGTGGCAGCTCCTAA
- a CDS encoding uncharacterized protein (EggNog:ENOG503PVI4): protein MKEESSFDELLEKEIEINEGDISKVYNRLQEAFLAKYNRSSKLFAEERGQRELLNFYKRRNNALLDILAEAESEPAPVDDKELQARIENVVELNPNLKDLEVLKDIDSAKVSTKLKLSLLLDESISDFQIDDSVNIEKNPEDIEFWLRRNYSNLVLSRFKPIYFSNNRLKKPDNILDNLNTSLNNHVNMGGKKKKKLEKIEK from the coding sequence ATGAAGGAAGAGTCTCTGTTTGacgaacttcttgaaaaggagattgaaatcaatgaggGCGACATCAGCAAGGTGTACAATCGTCTTCAGGAGGCGTTTCTAGCCAAGTACAACCGGCTGTCCAAATTGTTTGCCGAAGAGCGCGGACAGCGAGAGCTTTTGAACTTCTACAAAAGACGAAATAATGCTCTTTTGGATATACTAGCTGAAGCAGAGTCAGAACCGGCTCCAGTGGACGACAAAGAGCTTCAGGCAAGAATTGAGAATGTGGTTGAACTCAACCCGAAtttgaaggacttggaggtgttgaaagacATTGATTCTGCAAAAGTAAGCACTAAGCTCAAGCTTAGTCTTTTATTGGATGAATCTATCTCTGACTTTCAAATCGACGATCTGGTGAATATCGAAAAGAATCCTGAAGATATCGAGTTCTGGTTACGAAGAAACTATTCCAACTTGGTGCTATCCAGGTTCAAACCGATCTACTTTAGTAATAATCGGTTGAAAAAACCGGATAATATTCTCGATAATTTGAATACCAGTTTGAACAATCACGTCAACATGGGGggaaaaaagaagaaaaagctAGAAAAGATTGAGAAGTAG
- a CDS encoding agglutinin-like sequence (Als) protein (EggNog:ENOG50KOG1075; COG:S), with product MQIQVLTSVLFLCTLIAAKSVTGIFTSFDSLVWQSASSSYSQVPESPSWVATVGWAISGASVTAGDTFTLTLECVFKFTDSSSTFDLKVGSTTYATCTYGPGELVVPYSTISCVASSSVTSSTNVYGTASFPFTFNSGLGGASVDLTDSTCFSAGTNTATFYDGDTALTQTFTAVSQQDTASNTIFTEVRTNPSINKNQIYILGGYCANGITSGSIGIQVSTNDFDCSSYHVGITNDWNDFLAVKSYEDFTFTGTCSTSGYVVSFTNVPAGYRVFMDGLSTINTKSTLKVTFTDTMTCSGGTKINGGKAITYSAYSLSGSDSNGNEVIVTTKTWTGSTTRVTTLPYNTAAGNTETIEVDVPIPTVTTTQTWTGLSTTTVTHTTTPGGTATVIIEVPTPVTTITSTWTGDYTTTITETATSGGTETVVVEVPTPVTTITSTWTGDYTTTTTEFPDSSGGTETVVVEVPTPVTTITSTWTGDYTTTITETATSGGTETVVVEVPTPVTTITSTWTGDYTTTVTEFPASSGGTETVIIEVPTPVTTITSTWTGDYTTTTTEFPDSSGGTETVVVEVPTPVTTITSTWTGDYTTTITETATSGGTETVVVEVPTPVTTITSTWTGDYTTTTTEFPDSSGGTETVVVEVPTPVTTITSTWTGDYTTTTTEFPASSGGTETVVVEVPTPVTTITSTWTGDYTTTVTEFPASSGGTETVIIEVPTPVTTITSTWTGDYTTTTTEFPASSGGTETVVVEVPTPVTTITSTWTGDYTTTITETATSGGTETVVVEVPTPVTTITSTWTGDYTTTITETATSGGTETVVVEVPTPVTTITSTWTGDYTTTTTEFPDSSGGTETVVVEVPTPVTTITSTWTGDYTTTTTEFPDSSGGTETVVVEVPTPVTTITSTWTGDYTTTITETATSGGTETVVVEVPTPVTTITSTWTGDYTTTVTEFPASSGGTETVIIEVPTPVTTITSTWTGDYTTTTTEFPASSGGTETVVVEVPTPVTTITSTWTGDYTTTVTEFPASSGGTETVVVEVPTPVTTITSTWTGDYTMTVTEFPASSGGTETVIIEVPTPVTTITSTRTGDYTTTSTEFPDSSGGTETVVVEVPTPVTTITSTWTGDYTTTITETATSGGTETVVVEVPTPVTTITSTWTGDYTTTTTEFPDSSGGTETVVVEVPTPVTTITSTWTGDYTTTITETATSGGTETVVVEVPTPVTTITSTWTGDYTTTTTEFPDSSGGTETVIVEVPTPVTPVITVTSTWTESFTSITTEFAASSGGTDTVIVEVPTPVTTITSTWTGDYTTTITETATSGGTETVVVEVPTPVTTITSTWTGDYTTTTTEFPASSGGTETVVVEVPTPVTTITSTWTGDYTTTVTELPASSGGAETVVVEVPTPVTTITSTWTGDYTTTVTEFPASSGGTETVIIEVPTPVTTITSTWTGDYTTTVTEFPASSGGTETVIIEVPTPVTTITSTWTGDYTSTTTEFPASSGGTETVVVEVPTPHMDW from the exons ATGCAGATCCAAGTCCTCACAAGCGTTCTTTTTCTCTGTACGCTTATTGCTGCAAAACTGGTTACTGGGATCTTTACATCCTTCGACAGTCTTGTTTGGCAGTCAGCTTCTAGTTCTTACTCCCAAGTACCAGAGAGTCCAAGTTGGGTGGCCACGGTTGGGTGGGCCATCTCTGGTGCCTCTGTTACCGCTGGAGATACCTTCACTTTGACCTTGGAGTGTGTGTTTAAGTTCACAgactcttcttccacctttGACTTGAAGGTAGGTTCAACAACCTATGCAACTTGTACCTATGGCCCCGGTGAATTGGTTGTTCCATACTCAACCATTTCATGTGTGGCGTCTAGTTCTGTAACTTCGTCCACCAATGTTTATGGAACTGCTTCATTCCCattcaccttcaactccGGTTTAGGTGGTGCTTCGGTTGACTTGACTGATTCCACTTGTTTTTCAGCGGGGACCAATACAGCCACCTTTTATGATGGCGATACCGCTTTAACCCAAACTTTCACGGCGGTTTCTCAACAGGATACTGCTTCAAATACCATTTTTACCGAAGTGAGAACCAACCCaagcatcaacaaaaaccaaATTTATATTTTGGGTGGATACTGTGCGAACGGAATTACTTCAGGTCTGATTGGTATCCAAGTGTCTACCAATGATTTCGACTGTTCCTCTTACCATGTTGGTATAACCAATGATTGGAATGACTTTCTTGCTGTGAAATCATACGAAGACTTCACCTTTACTGGAACATGTAGTACTAGTGGATATGTGGTAAGTTTTACTAATGTACCTGCGGGTTACAGGGTGTTCATGGATGGGTTGTCTACTATCAATACCAAGAGCACATTAAAAGTGACTTTCACAGATACTATGACTTGTTCAGGGGGAACCAAAATTAACGGGGGAAAGGCCATCACATACAGTGCATATAGTTTATCTGGTTCTGATTCCAATGGTAACGAAGTTATTGTGACCACCAAAACCTGGACAGGTTCCACTACCAGGGTTACCACTTTACCATATAATACTGCAGCAGGAAATACTGAAACCATTGAGGTCGATGTACCTATTCCAACAGTCACTACTACTCAAACCTGGACTGGCCTCCTGACGACCACAGTCACTCACACCACAACTCCTGGCGGAACTGCTACAGTGATCATCGAAGTACCCACGCCtgtcactactattacGAGTACATGGACCGGTGACTACACTACCACTATCACCGAAACTGCAACTTCTGGAGGTACCGAAACtgtagtggtggaagttccaacgcctgtcactactattacGAGTACATGGACCGGTGACTACACAACTACTACTACCGAATTTCCAGATTCTTCCGGTGGTACCGAAACtgtagtggtggaagttccaacgcctgtcactactattacGAGTACATGGACCGGTGACTACACTACCACTATCACCGAAACTGCAACTTCTGGAGGTACCGAAACtgtagtggtggaagttccaactcctgtcactactattacGAGTACATGGACCGGTGATTACACTACGACCGTTACCGAATTTCCTGCTTCTTCCGGTGGTACTGAAACTGTAattattgaagttccaactcctgtcactactattacCAGTACATGGACCGGTGATTACACAACTACTACTACCGAATTTCCAGATTCTTCCGGTGGTACCGAAACtgtagtggtggaagttccaacgCCTGTCACTACCATTACCAGTACATGGACCGGTGACTACACTACCACTATCACCGAAACTGCAACTTCTGGAGGTACTGAAACtgtagtggtggaagttccaacgCCTGTCACTACCATTACCAGTACATGGACCGGTGATTACACAACTACTACTACCGAATTTCCAGATTCTTCCGGTGGTACTGAAACtgtagtggtggaagttccaactcctgtcactactattacAAGTACATGGACCGGTGACTACACAACTACTACTACCGAATTTCCAGCTTCTTCCGGTGGTACCGAAACtgtagtggtggaagttccaactcctgtcactactattacGAGTACATGGACCGGTGATTACACTACGACCGTTACCGAATTTCCTGCTTCTTCCGGTGGTACTGAAACTGTAattattgaagttccaacgcctgtcactactattacgagtacatggaccggtgattacactaccactactaccGAATTTCcagcttcttctggagGTACCGAAACtgtagtggtggaagttccaacgcctgtcactactattacGAGTACATGGACCGGTGATTACACAACTACTATCACCGAAACTGCAACTTCTGGAGGTACCGAAACtgtagtggtggaagttccaactcctgtcactactattacGAGTACATGGACCGGTGACTACACAACCACTATCACCGAAACTGCAACTTCTGGAGGTACCGAAACtgtagtggtggaagttccaactcctgtcactactattacTAGTACATGGACTGGTGATTACACAACTACTACTACCGAATTTCCAGATTCTTCCGGTGGTACTGAAACtgtagtggtggaagttccaacgcctgtcactactattacTAGTACATGGACTGGTGATTACACAACTACTACTACCGAATTTCCAGATTCTTCCGGTGGTACTGAAACtgtagtggtggaagttccaactcctgtcactactattacGAGTACATGGACCGGTGACTACACAACCACTATCACCGAAACTGCAACTTCTGGAGGTACCGAAACtgtagtggtggaagttccaactcctgtcactactattacGAGTACATGGACCGGTGATTACACTACGACCGTTACCGAATTTCCTGCTTCTTCCGGTGGTACTGAAACTGTAattattgaagttccaactcctgtcactactattacCAGTACATGGACCGGTGATTACACAACTACTACTACCGAATTTCCAGCTTCTTCCGGTGGTACCGAAACCgtagtggtggaagttccaactcctgtcactactattacGAGTACATGGACCGGTGATTACACTACGACCGTTACCGAATTTCCTGCTTCTTCCGGTGGTACTGAAACtgtagtggtggaagttccaactcctgtcactactattacGAGTACATGGACCGGTGATTACACTATGACCGTTACCGAATTTCCTGCTTCTTCCGGTGGTACTGAAACTGTAattattgaagttccaacgcctgtcactactattacGAGTACACGGACCGGTGACTACACAACTACTTCTACCGAATTTCCAGATTCTTCCGGTGGTACCGAAACtgtagtggtggaagttccaacgcctgtcactactattacGAGTACATGGACCGGTGACTACACTACCACTATCACCGAGACTGCTACTTCTGGAGGTACCGAAACtgtagtggtggaagttccaactcctgtcactactattacGAGTACATGGACCGGTGATTACACAACTACTACTACCGAATTTCCAGATTCTTCCGGTGGTACCGAAACtgtagtggtggaagttccaacgCCTGTCACTACCATTACCAGTACATGGACTGGTGATTACACAACTACTATCACCGAAACTGCAACTTCTGGAGGTACCGAAACtgtagtggtggaagttccaactcctgtcactactattacTAGTACATGGACTGGTGATTACACAACTACTACTACCGAATTTCCAGATTCTTCCGGTGGTACTGAAACTGTAATTgtggaagttccaacgCCCGTCACCCCAGTCATTACTGTAACTAGTACCTGGACTGAATCCTTCACATCAATAACCACAGAATTTGCCGCATCTTCAGGTGGTACCGACACTGtaattgttgaagttccaacgcctgtcactactattacTAGTACATGGACCGGTGACTACACTACCACTATCACCGAAACTGCAACTTCTGGAGGTACCGAAACTGTAGTGGTGGAggttccaactcctgtcactactattacTAGTACATGGACTGGTGATTACACAACTACTACTACCGAATTTCCAGCTTCTTCCGGTGGTACCGAAACCgtagtggtggaagttccaactcctgtcactactattacGAGTACATGGACCGGTGATTACACTACGACCGTTACCGAATTACCAGCGTCTTCTGGTGGTGCTGAAACtgtagtggtggaagttccaactcctgtcactactattacGAGTACATGGACCGGTGATTACACTACGACCGTTACCGAATTTCCTGCTTCTTCCGGTGGTACTGAAACTGTAattattgaagttccaacgcctgtcactactattacGAGTACATGGACCGGTGATTACACTACGACCGTTACCGAATTTCCTGCTTCTTCCGGTGGTACTGAAACTGTAattattgaagttccaacgcctgtcactactattacGAGTACATGGACCGGTGATTACACTAGCACTACTACCGAATTTCcagcttcttctggagGTACCGAAACTGTAGTGGTagaagttccaactcct CACATGGACTGGTGA
- the ASF1 gene encoding Histone chaperone asf1 (BUSCO:EOG09264COX; EggNog:ENOG503NXBX; COG:K): MSIVSLLGIEVLNNPAKFSDPYEFEITFECLEPLKDDLEWKLTYVGSSRSLDHDQELDSILVGPVPIGVNKFVFQADPPSPELIPASELVSVTVILLSCSYAEREFVRVGYYVNNEYDTEELRENPPAKVQVDRVVRNILAEKPRVTRFNIVWDNEGATDEYPPEQQVDEDEDDDEDEEDDGDEEVDDDDVETVNDKKDEDEEEDIEEDIEDEEEEDIDIEEGEPASKADDEDEPASKADTPVDA; the protein is encoded by the coding sequence ATGTCGATAGTATCGTTATTAGGGATTGAAGTATTGAATAACCCTGCCAAGTTCTCGGACCCGTACGAGTTTGAGATCACATTTGAGTGCTTGGAACCGTTGAAGGATGACTTGGAGTGGAAATTAACCTATGTGGGCTCGTCGCGGTCGTTGGATCACGACCAAGAGTTGGACTCAATTTTAGTCGGACCAGTGCCGATCGGtgtcaacaagtttgtgTTCCAGGCGGACCCGCCATCGCCGGAGCTCATTCCCGCCAGTGAGTTGGTGAGTGTAAcggtgattttgttgagctGTTCGTATGCTGAAAGAGAGTTTGTCAGAGTTGGATACTACGTGAACAACGAGTACGACACGGAAGAATTGCGGGAAAACCCGCCGGCCAAAGTGCAAGTGGACCGTGTGGTACGGAACATCTTGGCCGAAAAGCCTCGTGTCACCCGGTTCAATATCGTATGGGATAATGAAGGTGCTACCGACGAGTATCCACCAGAGCAACAGGTggatgaggatgaagacgacgacgaagacGAGGAAGACGACGGCGATGAGGAGGTCGACGACGATGATGTCGAGACCGTCAACGACAaaaaggatgaagatgaggaggaagacattgaagaagatataGAGGAtgaggaggaggaagacATCGACATCGAGGAAGGTGAGCCCGCATCCAAAGCCGACGACGAAGACGAGCCCGCGTCCAAAGCCGACACTCCGGTGGACGCATAG
- a CDS encoding uncharacterized protein (BUSCO:EOG09260FPA; EggNog:ENOG503NW2M; COG:D), with amino-acid sequence MDNRIRSISISSLKHDPEDVPLVESGRSPSWLLSETLQNFSIKDKDAPDNFNQIIIDNSNRLVELFTQYPSIKDDLMLQTIINKINFMFYSDVPQIKACGYKILKYCIANEDSLYILVQNRILIYLIITLSTDSSSDLEKIYAIKLIYRFLEVEKGSSYLSMGVIKALMHLLDDDLFIISNDLKHLIMELMLEVSVQNPQLIFHAGGFNVLIRILSSSSNIVISMNCLIIIIKLLEIDEFRQFFRNGYNLNSLLSLFDEESLGQATRQKIQKFQKVSFLLTIFLKNWNGLICCSLNNFQVLGNLINHLDGTDTKLKEFVLDILLDVLGVKSLSWLKNSAIGELLVKFNPKATFIYDSSEDDSNESDTHIIAHYMNHYKGLLTFVLIKLNLVERLITNLDTALNDKVILLLSNLFKFSKMYLPPDLNLDFSNKITLNSLIKISNYNLNSDYQNTRIPAKMLNLTPCIPKVEEADFKGIINGTKVLTIKEFGSWDWDLILLVFEGPMTNEKKFVDIMDKQPKFFKRLLSFYRPFKFRFCNLTIKTKDHRKILLVGTLIFEILTRFSNGLKYLYKNKIMIQISEIFAQIDPLSGIVARNPILSEKNLLQTLNIGYLKFVGKLSESENGLKLLNQWQFFQIIDNIIETSAESKANNFFVSSLFRYLKFDTYVTKNLVFKVLAVSNRQLKMKVIEFLPTYNLGTSATLKLICFNMYQKEFSESLVNYLYEFYSKDKDSNILRSTLKFNPSISILSKFPKGEALLNEFLLIPEGFTYLSKFDYVNTHFNSWLNDKQSFKIVQFYEYKLNKKMLPYFNVIEPVEYKFFLKNLLDTREGLNFFQSYNFETNFIEEFTKSIQTCLDRVLRKDTLTDTELRELKQNLWILGEINTSNFGIQLIPWEFFENFVESFIKCDNWVIKGMLFYQIGMLSLNSEGIEVLDESNWVIKYNKFNKFANFSYPKDLSLNLFNNTFTSTRFSKPDKYQFHSTDDLSEEEALVVELIFKFPSDLVKFKQPVKELMYLKKNHSYLFTYELFMKLIKLIDNSSFNFKKRNFIFNLFMEDTNLLELLSKKKK; translated from the coding sequence ATGGATAACCGCATACGATCAATATCAATTTCCAGTCTTAAACACGATCCCGAAGATGTCCCGCTTGTGGAATCAGGTCGCTCGCCGTCCTGGCTCTTGAGCGAAACCCTACAaaacttctccatcaaagaTAAAGATGCTCCCGataacttcaaccaaatcatcatcgaTAACAGTAACAGACTTGTCGAATTGTTTACACAATATCCCAGCATCAAGGACGACTTGATGCTCCAAacaatcatcaacaagatcaatttcATGTTCTATAGCGATGTGCCGCAAATCAAGGCCTGTGGAtacaagatcttgaagtactGTATTGCCAACGAAGACTCCCTATACATATTGGTGCAAAACAGAATTCTTATTTATTTGATCATTACCCTCTCCACCGACCTGTCGTCggacttggaaaagataTACgccatcaagttgatataCAGGtttttggaggtggaaAAAGGCTCCAGTTATTTGTCAATGGGGGTTATCAAGGCCCTAATGCATTTGCTCGATGACGAtttgttcatcatcagcaaCGATCTCAAGCATTTGATCATGGAACTCATGTTGGAGGTGTCAGTGCAAAACCCCCAGCTCATCTTTCATGCTGGGGGATTCAACGTACTTATTCGGATCTTGAGCAGCAGCTCTAATATTGTCATTCTGATGAATTGTTTgattatcatcatcaagttgcTCGAAATCGACGAGTTCAGGCAGTTTTTCCGGAACGGTTATAATCTCAACAGCTTACTCTCGTTATTCGATGAAGAGCTGTTGGGACAGGCTACTCGGCAGAAGATCCAAAAATTCCAGAAGGTCTCATTTTTGTTGACGATATTCTTAAAAAACTGGAATGGGTTGATCTGTTGCTCTTTGAATAACTTCCAGGTACTAGGAAACCTCATCAACCATTTGGACGGTACAGataccaagttgaaagagtttGTGCTCGATATTTTGTTGGATGTCTTGGGTGTGAAATCGCTTCtgtggttgaagaattcgGCCATAGGCGAACTTCTTGTGAAATTCAATCCCAAGGCGACCTTCATCTATGAttcttctgaagatgaCTCAAATGAAAGTGACACCCATATAATTGCCCATTATATGAACCATTACAAAGGTTTGTTAACATTTGTTCTCATCAAACTAAACTTAGTCGAGCGTTTGATAACAAACTTGGACACTGCCCTTAATGACAAGGTAATTTTACTTTTGTctaacttgttcaagttcagCAAGATGTACCTTCCCCCAGATTTGAatttggacttttcaaacaaaatcaccctcaactcgttgattaAAATCAGCAAttacaacttgaactccGATTATCAAAACACCAGAATTCCAGCAAAAATGTTAAACTTAACCCCTTGTATTCCTAAAGTCGAAGAAGCAGACTTTAAGGGTATCATTAATGGTACAAAGGTATTGACAATAAAAGAATTTGGGAGTTGGGACTGGGACTTGATTCTTTTAGTGTTTGAAGGACCCATGACTAACGAAAAAAAGTTTGTGGACATCATGGATAAGCAACccaaatttttcaaacgTCTATTGAGTTTCTACAGACCTTTCAAGTTCCGGTTTTGCAACTTGACAATAAAAACAAAAGATCACAGAAAAATCTTGTTGGTTGGTACCTTAATCTTTGAAATTTTGACAAGGTTCTCGAATGGATTAAAGTATCTTTACAAAAACAAGATCATGATTCAAATTTCTGAGATCTTTGCCCAAATCGACCCTTTAAGTGGGATTGTAGCGAGAAACCCAATATTAAGCGAGAAGAACTTATTGCAAACATTAAACATAggatacttgaagttcGTGGGTAAACTCAGTGAATCTGAGAATGGCCTTAAATTACTTAATCAGTGGCAGTTCTTCCAGATTATTGATAATATCATCGAAACTAGTGCAGAATCTAAGGccaacaatttctttgTTTCGTCATTGTTTAGATACTTGAAATTTGACACATACGTGAcgaagaacttggtgttcAAAGTGTTAGCTGTGTCCAATCGGCAACTCAAGATGAAAGTTATTGAGTTTCTTCCGACTTATAACTTGGGCACTTCCGCCACTTTGAAGCTTATATGTTTCAATATGTACCAGAAGGAATTTTCAGAGAGTCTAGTTAACTACCTTTATGAGTTTTATTCAAAGGATAAGGACTCGAACATATTAAGGCTGACATTAAAGTTCAACCCATCTATCTCCATACTCTCCAAATTTCCCAAAGGAGAGGCATTGCTCAACGAATTTCTATTAATTCCAGAAGGGTTTACATATTTATCCAAATTCGACTACGTCAACACCCACTTCAACTCATGGCTTAATGACAAGCAATCGTTCAAAATTGTCCAGTTTTATGAATATAAGTTGAATAAGAAGATGCTCCCTTATTTCAATGTCATTGAACCAGTGGAAtacaaattcttcttgaaaaacttgttggacacCAGAGAAGGgttgaacttcttccaGTCGTATAACTTTGAAACAAActtcattgaagaattcacGAAGCTGATTCAGACATGTCTTGACAGAGTCCTTAGGAAGGACACGTTAACTGATACCGAACTTAGAGAGTTGAAGCAAAACTTATGGATTCTCGGGGAGATAAACACCTCCAATTTTGGTATTCAGTTAATCCCATGGGAGTTTTTCGAAAACTTTGTTGAATCGTTCATTAAGTGTGATAACTGGGTCATCAAAGGGATGTTGTTTTATCAGATTGGAATGCTTTCGTTGAATAGTGAAGGAATCGAAGTTTTGGATGAATCCAACTGGGTCATTAAGTACAAtaagttcaacaaatttgCCAACTTCAGCTACCCCAAAGACTTAAGCTTGAACCTCTTTAACAACACATTCACATCCACTAGGTTTAGCAAACCAGACAAGTACCAGTTCCACAGTACAGATGATCTTTCGGAGGAGGAAGCACTTGTGGTTGagctcatcttcaagttcccATCggacttggtcaaattcaaaCAACCTGTCAAAGAATTGATGTatctcaagaagaaccacTCATACTTATTTACATATGAGCTtttcatgaagttgatcaagctAATTGACAACTCCagtttcaacttcaagaaacgCAACTTTatcttcaatcttttcaTGGAAGATACAAACTTATTGGAGCTTTTGAGCAAGAAAAAGAAATAG